The following proteins are co-located in the Oncorhynchus clarkii lewisi isolate Uvic-CL-2024 chromosome 30, UVic_Ocla_1.0, whole genome shotgun sequence genome:
- the LOC139389579 gene encoding alpha-ketoglutarate dehydrogenase component 4 isoform X2: MGGKVSSKMATVGRVVQAVKPHAPLIKFPSREGVPRPNVQEALKTLAVSSPSPPPLVVPLPLSRPPGPLTWLPGTPDSLATVKELPQRYRRRSLEAEEMEYIQRGGPE, encoded by the exons ATGGGGGGCAAAGTCAGTAGCAAAATGGCGACTGTTGGGCGGGTTGTACAG GCTGTGAAACCTCATGCTCCACTAATCAAGTTTCCCAGCAGAGAGGGGGTACCCAGGCCGAATG TCCAAGAGGCTCTTAAAACATTAGCAGTCAGCTCTCCTAGTCCACCTCCACTTGTAGTGCCGCTGCCGTTATCAAGACCCCCTGGACCTCTCACTTGGCTCCCTGGAACCCCAgacagcttggccacagtgaaGGAACTCCCCCAAAGATACCGCAGGAGATCACTGGAAGCAGAAGAGATGGAATATATTCAG CGTGGTGGACCAGAGTGA
- the LOC139389355 gene encoding dimethyladenosine transferase translates to MPKVRAEKRTRQHQQVKNQGVMFNTGLGQHILKNPLVVNGIIEKAALRPTDVVLEVGPGTGNMTVKLLEKAKKVVACELDGRLVAELQKRVQCTPMQTKLQILVGDVLKTELPFFDVCVANLPYQISSPFVFKLLLHRPFFRCAVLMFQREFAMRLVAKPGDKLYCRLSINTQLLARVDHLMKVGKNNFRPPPKVESSVVRIEPKNPPPPVNFQEWDGLVRIAFVRKNKTLNAGFKSTAVEQLLEKNYRIHCSVHNVEIPADFSITKKIESVLQEAEFSEKRARIMDIDDFMVLLHAFNSAGIHFS, encoded by the exons ATGCCAAAAGTAAGGGCAGAAAAGAGAACCAGACAACACCAACAGGTTAAAAACCAAG GGGTCATGTTCAACACTGGCCTTGGTCAACACATCTTGAAAAACCCACTGGTAGTCAATGGAATCATTGAAAAG GCTGCTCTCAGGCCGACAGATGTGGTGTTGGAGGTGGGACCTGGCACAGGAAACATGACTGTCAAACTGCTTGAGAAAGCCAAAAAG GTAGTGGCCTGTGAGTTGGACGGTAGGCTGGTTGCTGAGCTCCAGAAGAGAGTGCAGTGCAC GCCTATGCAAACTAAACTACAGATCTTAGTGGGGGATGTCCTGAAAACAGAGCTGCCTTTCTTTGATGTCTGTGTTGCCAATTTACCTTACCAG ATTTCATCACCTTTTGTCTTCAAGTTACTTCTGCACAGGCCTTTCTTTAG ATGTGCAGTGCTGATGTTCCAGAGAGAGTTTGCCATGCGTCTGGTTGCCAAGCCTGGAGACAAGCTGTACTGCAGGCTATCCATCAACACTCAGCTGCTGGCTCGAGTAGACCACCTCATGAAG GTGGGGAAGAataacttccgtcctcctcctaAAGTGGAGTCGAGTGTTGTCAGAATAGAGCCTAAGAACCCACCACCTCCTGTTAACTTCCAG GAATGGGATGGTCTCGTCAGAATTGCATTTGTGAGGAAAAACAAAACCCTCAACGCAGGTTTCAA GTCCACCGCAGTTGAGCAGCTGTTGGAGAAGAACTACAGGATTCACTGTTCAGTACACAACGTG GAAATCCCAGCAGACTTCAGCATCACCAAGAAGATTGAGAGTGTTTTGCAGGAGGCTGAGTTTAGTGAGAAGCGAGCCAGGATCATGGACATAGATGACTTCATGGT GCTTCTCCACGCGTTCAACTCTGCTGGGATCCACTTTTCTTAA
- the LOC139389579 gene encoding alpha-ketoglutarate dehydrogenase component 4 isoform X1, protein MGGKVSSKMATVGRVVQVRLSNWVIYRSATTIVTQAVKPHAPLIKFPSREGVPRPNVQEALKTLAVSSPSPPPLVVPLPLSRPPGPLTWLPGTPDSLATVKELPQRYRRRSLEAEEMEYIQRGGPE, encoded by the exons ATGGGGGGCAAAGTCAGTAGCAAAATGGCGACTGTTGGGCGGGTTGTACAGGTACGCTTGTCTAACTGGGTAATTTATCGCTCTGCAACAACTATTGTCACTCAA GCTGTGAAACCTCATGCTCCACTAATCAAGTTTCCCAGCAGAGAGGGGGTACCCAGGCCGAATG TCCAAGAGGCTCTTAAAACATTAGCAGTCAGCTCTCCTAGTCCACCTCCACTTGTAGTGCCGCTGCCGTTATCAAGACCCCCTGGACCTCTCACTTGGCTCCCTGGAACCCCAgacagcttggccacagtgaaGGAACTCCCCCAAAGATACCGCAGGAGATCACTGGAAGCAGAAGAGATGGAATATATTCAG CGTGGTGGACCAGAGTGA
- the LOC139389697 gene encoding chronophin-like has product MAGARALGFKGCLKIGGSQIRNLLNAKDFFLFDCDGVIWHGEEAITGAPKVVSSLIKHGKNVFFVTNNCTRPRKNYVNKFYRLGFTGVMQEQIFSSSYCSALYLRDVAKVQGKVFVIGGEGVRNELLQAGISFVGDEDAPDGTIFNCALASDVKAVLVGHDDKFTFLKLAKASCYLRDPECLFLATDVDPWHPLHDGRILPGSGCLTAALEVATGRKAMVIGKPSPFMFECISSQFRVDPAQCLMVGDRLETDMLFGANCGLDTMLTLTGISQMKTAQEYRDSDHSTNQSFVPDYVVDTIADFLPAFED; this is encoded by the exons TTCGATTGCGATGGCGTGATATGGCACGGAGAAGAGGCAATAACTGGTGCCCCTAAGGTGGTGAGTTCTTTGATCAAACACGGCAAAAACGTGTTTTTCGTTACAAACAATTGCACTAGGCCACGTAAGAATTACGTGAACAAGTTCTACCGTCTGGGCTTTACTGGTGTTATGCAAGAGCAGATATTCAGCTCCTCGTATTGTTCGGCGCTTTACCTGAGAGATGTCGCTAAGGTGCAAGGTAAGGTGTTTGTCATCGGCGGAGAGGGAGTGCGTAATGAACTGTTACAGGCTGGCATTTCTTTCGTTGGTGACGAAGACGCGCCCGACGGCACTATATTTAACTGCGCATTGGCCTCGGATGTCAAAGCGGTCCTcgttggacatgatgacaagtTTACCTTCCTTAAATTGGCCAAAGCCTCCTGCTATTTGCGGGATCCAGAGTGTCTGTTTTTGGCCACTGATGTGGACCCCTGGCACCCGCTGCATGATGGAAGGATATTGCCAG gttcTGGGTGTCTGACAGCAGCGCTGGAAGTGGCCACAGGTCGGAAGGCTATGGTGATAGGCAAGCCCAGCCCCTTCATGTTTGAGTGCATCTCCAGCCAGTTCAGAGTTGACCCAGCCCAGTGCCTGATGGTGGGTGACCGCCTGGAGACAGACATGCTGTTTGGGGCCAACTGTGGCCTGGATACCATGCTTACACTCACAGGGATCTCTCAGATGAAGACAGCCCAGGAGTACAGAGACAGTGATCACTCCACAAATCAGAGCTTTGTACCGGACTATGTAGTGGATACCATTGCTGACTTCTTACCTGCATTTGAGGACTGA
- the LOC139389932 gene encoding centromere protein H encodes MESLDRLDNLASSLETVALNGFQATTVDNGQKDSSPAEMLRMKEQMSNQCFEMAVKLQAGKSKRSSCSASDAEKDLLDYANTLEEAKIIHFNKTLALHRMQVWHAISEKLKQSDPEAVAMRGLTSCSLDLCSKIKTLQQESCELQDQITDVKKQRLDLKRLTHEKMKEMDELKRKREHPEAEKYRNVLQKGQSHLEKYQKMATITQNVLRGIIIASKVNWRDDPKLRDISMTLEDIPISEE; translated from the exons ATGGAGTCCTTGGATAGACTGGATAACCTTGCCTCAAGTCTTGAGACCGTGGCATTGAATGGTTTTCAGGCTACTACGGTTGACAATGGACAGAAGGACAGCTCACCTGCAGAGATGCTAAG GATGAAAGAACAGATGTCAAATCAATGTTTTGAGATGGCAGTGAAGCTCCAAGCAG gaaaaAGCAAAAGATCTTCTTGCAGTGCATCTGATGCTGAGAAAGACTT GCTGGATTATGCAAATACTTTGGAGGAAGCAAAAATCATTCATTTTAACAAGACATTGGCCTTACACAG GATGCAGGTGTGGCATGCCATCTCTGAGAAGCTGAAACAGAGTGATCCAGAGGCTGT AGCAATGAGGGGACTGACCAGTTGTAGCCTAGACCTTTGTTCAAAGATAAAGACACTTCAGCAG GAATCATGTGAGCTGCAGGACCAAATCACAGATGTTAAAAAGCAGAGGCTAG aTCTAAAGCGTCTCACTCATGAGAAGATGAAGGAGATGGATGAactgaagaggaagagggagcacCCAGAGGCAGAGAAGTACAGAAATGTCCTGCAGAAAGGCCAGTCTCATCTGGAGAAGTACCAGAAGATGGCCACCATCACACAGAATGTCCTGCGG ggGATCATCATTGCCAGTAAAGTGAACTGGAGAGACGACCCCAAATTGAGAGACATCTCCATGACGCTGGAGGACATTCCCATCTCTGAGGAATGA